From the genome of Camelus dromedarius isolate mCamDro1 chromosome 20, mCamDro1.pat, whole genome shotgun sequence:
taacctttttttctgttttattttagggATCATGACTCTTCTTGCTTCTCGCCTAAGTTGAATAAGCACCTTGTGCACTTTAGTCCCCTGTCAGTGCCATCGGGCTGACCGAAGACAGGTTTTTGAGATCTCAGCTATAAAGACATCCAGCCAAAGTCTCAATCTTGCCTTAACAATGTTCCAGAGACTGAATAAAATGTTTGTGGGTGAAGTCAGTACTTCTTCCAACCGAGAACCAGAATTTAGTGAGAAAGAAGATGATGAATGGATCCTTGTTGACTTCATAGGTAAGGGTATTCTTAGCCGCTAATCGTCACAGCAAAGGTGGGAGCTCTTGCATCTGGTTACCAGTAACTCAGAAGGTTTTTAAGcctgaaaagtaaataaacaagaatttatctttaaaaaaattgcaggAAACATTCTGTGCCAGATGATTGGTGAAGTTGATTGACGTCAGACTTTCCAGTTTTGCAACTCTGGCACCCTGATCAAATCAGAGGCACTTTAAGAGGAAACTCATACTAGAGAAACAGTAACCCATTTGGCTCAGAAACAGTCTTAAAACCATTCCTGCAAAACCAACATAATCCATCCCATACAGTGATACATCCCTCAGCCCTgccacacacatacagatactAGATGCTCAGAAATTCTTTTATAATCATTATGAGTGAATATAAATGGTTTTGTTTCTGACCTAAATAAAGAGAGGAACGTATCAGCTAACAGtgtcatctcttctttttctgtgctCTGATGTGCTATCAATGGGATACTTAATGTCCCGTGGGATTTCAACAACACATGTGGACCACGATCTAGACACTTGCACTGGTTTCTCAGCAGTGGAAGACGAGGAAGAAGAAGACGTCAGTGAAGAGTCACCCGCCGAGCACCCTTCAGTCTTTTCCTGTTTACCTGCGTCTCTTGACTGCTTAGCTGATACAAGTGATTCCTGCTTCCTCCAGTTTGAGTCCTGCCCGATGGAGGAGAGCTGGTTTATCACCCCTCCCCCGTGTTTTACTGCAGGTGGATTAACCACTATCAAGGTGGAAACCAGTCCAATGGAAAACCTTCTCATCGAACATCCCAGCATGTCTGTCTACGCTGTGCATAATTCCTGCCCCAGCCTCAGTGAGGCCCGCTGTGGGACCGAGGAATTTCATAACCCAAGTAGTCCCAGGTATGTCCCTGTCTCCACAGGCATCGTCTATTTagcatgcattttatttattctagtaCAATGCAAAGCTAAGGTATTAGAAGATGCAAAGTAATATTGTTACAGATTTATGAGAGTACGTGCATGGTGTACTGGGCGGTTGATAGTATGAAAAAACGTGTTCATTTTAGATTTTCAAATAAGTTAGTTATAGCATGGGCCCTGGTTAAGTAATGGAGAGCCGCCTCATTTATAATATTCTACTactgaatggaaagaaaagacCAGCACTTCTACTAAGTACCTTAGAACAGAACTCTACGCTTTATAGGCTGGATTAGTTGGGGTATCAAATTTGACAAGAATAGTATACCTGGAAATAAATCCCTTATTTTCTTGCACGTAGTCCTAGCTAGGTCACATCGAATGATGCTGAACCTTGAAAACCGAAGAAATCTTGAGCATGAAGTAAAGTGGCAGTTTTACCAAAACACGTGTTTCTCTAAGAGTCGTTTTCCGCCTTGCAAAGGAAAGATCTCACACCCAAACAGTGTTTTGCTGTTACATGGGTGTCACAAGCAGTCTGGAAGGCTCTGCTTGAAGCAGATGAGCTGAGAACCCGGGAAGGTTCAGGGAGGTGCCTGGTCAGTGATATGCCCCAAAACAGACTTACAGCCTGTGGCCTTTACCTGGGGACTGCCTTCAAGACTGCTCCCTCCCACTGAAATAAAGCCCACGGCTGGGTCAGTTAGCTCAGAGTCCAGCTCACCATGACGCATGTTAGTGGAAAGTTCCTTATGGTATTAAAGTATTTGAGAGATGCTGACACTGACTTAATTCCCTTACACCTGGGAGGggtgcaggtgaactggagtctCTGCAGCATTTCACAGGATTCCTCTGGTTAGTGCTGTCATCCAAGGGcctcttttgtatttttcttctactgTTTCCTGTTTGCCAAACATAAGCGAAGCTCAGGCAGCTCATGAATTTGTTAACTTTACCAGAGTCTGCTACACTCCCGAGTCTCAGTGTTGTAGATGATCTTGAATGAGGATAAACATATGCTTGTACCAAATTAAAGAGCAATTTGCTTTTATAGTTACCTAGGCTTTATACTAGTTAAGATCTTTGATGGGCAATGTTACTTTAACTGGCACTTTATTCAGCACTATAAATTTATCAAGAggttaatgtttcagtcattgcaacaaagtttaaaatacagTCTTTTGGAGGTGGTTTCGATTTAATTGCTTTACAGTTGGTTCAGATTAATTTCTTCAGTTCTTAGAAATTCTTCCCGCCTGATTTTGATCTCATCTTTGAGAAATTCCACTCAAGAATTTAGCATGATCAATAGCCACTTTAAATTTACTGGCATACGTGTGTTTACTTTTCAGTATTTAAGTGcgtgtgtacacacacgcacacacacatatatatatatatattcagcagCTTTGTAAAACAACTTATTATTATAACAGAAGCAGTACATATGCActgcagaaaatgagaaaatgcagaaattaaaaccttttaaatGACACTGTCACTACTGAGAGATGAACGCTATTAAGACCCTCGGGCATGTCCTTCAAGATTGTTTTCTCGGGATGTGCCCCCATACACGCACCGCATCACGTTTTACCTAAATGAGGCCAAGCTGTATATACTGTTTTATAATCTGCCTCCTTAGGCAATGatctctacctttttttttttcagtgaaatttcACTTCATCAGCTACACAAGCTATACTCAGATTTGCCCACTAAAGCCCAgaatattttgtttagtttttccaAACCAGCATCCAGTTCTGGACCTTGCACTGCATCTGGTTATGTGTTTGCAGTTTTGATGCagtgaaaatgttcattttttaatattttgtttttgtatctgGTTGTATGTTTTGACGTAACACATAGGATAGTTAAACATACAGGGCAAAGGAtcaaaaaaacacaattttatataaattctttCTGAACATAAGAAAGTACTAtaaattattatagttttatagtaactaaaaaaattttaacgtctttatttttgaatttgaaattcTTCTAAGAAAGGCCCACTAAATCAAGATAGCAATCAGGTGTTGCCAAAATTAGGAGAGTGGCTATGTAGTAAATGTCTGTATTTTCTGAGTAGGAAATGaatcatatatttttcaaaagctaGTTTCCATCCTGTCTATCCTTGGAGCTATTCCCATAAAGCACATTAAAGTGAGATGCTTCATAATTACAGCTGGGCTTCGCAGTATGTACTTTTTTGCATTTAGCCTTTATAAATACTGTTTGTGAAGGTTTACATGctatcataattttaatttaagtaaTACGTGTGCTGTTAATGACACTTGCTAAAccaattataaaaaagaaaagttgatcACATCCTAACAGTAAAATTAAATAGCACTTTAAACCTTACTAGTGATTTAATAGTTCGCCATTTAACATTTGTAGGGCCAGGAAAAGCTGCTTATAAGActccctggcacagagtaagtatATCCTCTTTGAGACCGTGTGGTATGTGTTATCAGTCTGAGCAGGGAGGCTAAGGACTCAAGGCACTGACCTTTTCAAAACTACTGTCTTTAACTGCTCTCTCTTAATTAAGTTTCTTAATGTGACCTGCTTTAATTCtactatttaataaaaacaatatattaaaaaataatagtgttTTCCTCCAGTAAGTATAGGCAGAGTATATAACTGCCTTCCTCTATAAAATAACCCTTAAAAATCTTGAAGTTCTTCATGTTATGTGTTAATATAGTTTAGATCTATGTGATTAGCTTTTAACATAGAAAACATATAATAACTATATGATTTGTAGCCATGTTTTAAGATTATGTATTCTCCAGGGGTCTTTATAACATTGCTCTGCAAATGCCATTCCAAAATGCGCCCTGTTGTGATGTAAATTAAATCTTAGTGTTGTCTTGTGTAATAAGCAAGTAACTTTTTACCGAGAAAAATTGTAAATGAGTAGAATTTCtgtatgcatatttttattaaagatagATTTAAAACTGGTTTCctagaacattttatttataggcagAAAAAGTCTGTGAAGGTGCTGTTGGCACAATGCATGAGTGTGAACCCCGCCTCTTAACCGTGGTCTTCAGAGCAGGACCTGTGTTAGAATCTTGGCTGAATCAGTTAATAATTGTGACCTTAATATTTCTGAGCCTGAGTTTTCTGATCAGTAAAACTTGGGAATTAAAATAGTTCCCTTTTAAGTCATGGtgagaataaaaatacataaaatttgcAAAGTAGCGGGCAAATGCAGATACTCAAAAAATGTTAGTTCCCCTCCCAGGAAAGCGTATATAAATGTGTTTGCTGCGTAACTGAAATTCATTCCAAGTGTAAagcgttttttaaaaatacagtccaCTTAATTAACCACCTGTGGGTCATAAGGCATATTTCGATTGTAAGTTGGCTTCTCCTTTCTGCCATTGTCAGTCAGGGTGGTCACAAAGCATAAACGTCAACCATAAACAAATTAGTGTGGTCAAAGTAAATTGCTGAGTAactcttttcagtttcattaatGACGTGCTCTGTCACTTAATGCTCCTCATCTCTGTTTCAGAGTGGAAGCGGAGAATGAAGTGGGGCAGCACATTCATTGCTATGTTGCAGCTCTCGCCGCTCATACAGCCTTTCTGGAACAACCCAAGAGCTTTCGCCCTTCCCAGTGGATAAAAGAACACAGTGAGAGACAGTCTCTGAACAGAAATAGTCTTCGTCGCCAAAATCTTACCAGGGATTGCCACTCTCGGCCAGTCAAGCACAGCGGCTGGGCTGTCCATCAGCCCTGCCCACGTCAGTACAATTACTGAGAATTTCACGTTCGGTTGGTTGGTTTCTCTTggtttgtgcatatgtgtgtggatgtgtgtgtgtggacgaTGAAGATGCTGTCTCTTTACAGCCAACTGTTGACCAATCACATAGTTTTATCAGCGTTTTTAGACACTATCTTGAAAACCAGATTTACATGCTGTGTATCACGTAATGCCTTGCTcttaacatttactttttttgtaaaattttcagACTCTTTTTGGAAACATATCAATACAGTTACAGTGTTTGGTGTTTGGGGATGTCTTTAAATCTATTAGGGTGTACATGAGTTAGCAGTTTAAAGACTTCTTCCCAAGTACGAGAATAGGCATCTTTCAATTTCATTTGATTTGGTATTAATCTTCCGAGTaagcagaaatgtattctcaGGGTCAGCCATACACTTTATTGACCAGTACTTGATACTCTTTTCTGTATATAACGGATACATTTTTACACACTAACATGAGCATTAACAAGTGATGGTTGCCATGGATATAATGGAATTATGGCTGAACTTTCTTTCGGAAGAAAACTTGATATATTTCTGTGTGTATGGGTTTTTCATTTCCCAGATTAGCCATGCAGTTCATTTTGGAATTCAGGTACATTAAGTGTTAGTGAACAGTGCATTCAGTAATTCCGATGTGACTGTGCGACGTGGTACAGACATTACAGGTATCGTAGGACAGAAGCACTCGTCTCACGTGTGGAGGGATTAAATTAAACCTGTGAAAttgtatttggaaaaatgtatgtCTATAACCCAGTGGTCCACTGCTTAAGTGGCCTGGATTCTTTCCTGCCAGCTCTGCCCACTCGCCACCTCGCGTCAGCTGTAAATTCAGAAGTCCTGGTCCTGGCACCTGAGTGACTTCACATTTATATCATCTGCCCAAGGGAAAAGAGCTGGGCTGCATCTGATACAGGGACAGATCCTCTGCCGTGGAGCCTGTCCTGCCAAGTGGCCAGCGCGGGTGAGGGGGGTTCCTGATGACATCTTTTCATAGCATCTAAGTGAAGAGGGACAGGTTGGCTTCCTtgagttttcatttccttgttttaaCTCGGGCTTCAGGCAAAATCTTTAACCACTTTGGCCTCTGTTCCCTCCACCAGCGGGGCGGGTTGGGGGAGCAGCACGGACCTCCCTCACGGGCACTGGGAGGCCTGCGTGCTGATCTGAAGTGGGGCTGCCCCGAACTGAGCCCTGCATGAAGTTCCCAGGGCCTCTCTACTGAATCGAGTGATGGGGTGGGGCCGGGGGTGACCGGCCCGCCGCAGCCGTTCTTCAGTCCGTTGGTGCTAATGAGGCCAGGGTGCAGGGTTCGAGTCACACAGAGGCCAGTTAACTCGACACAGAGAAAATCGATTCCCTTACCTCTAGCCAGTCACTTTATCTTTCAGCAGTTGTGATGGGTTTTGCTGAGCCATCCTCTCTCTCACTGAGTTCCTCTGAAATTAAGTTAAACACATTTACAGTCCAAAGCACATTCTACTGACAGAGCGGTAGTGTCACCTTCATAATCAAATAGCTTATTTTTCCATCTCCTCTGCAACCCCAGTTACATAAGTACACGTCTATACAATGTTGTCAAGGGAAAAAGCAGCGTACAGTTATGTAAAGTATTATATTCTTCAGTAACCCTGTAGCAGTTGGATGCAGGGAACCATGGGagactttttgcttttttaagtgaAGAGCTGTGCTCTTTTCTGTCTAGACTGGGATGTGTGGGGTCGGAAGAGGTCAAATAGCTTAGTTAGATGGTGGTCGTCAGGTTGTTCCTCCACTGGCCGTGAGGAAGGCCAGGAATGTCTCTTCAGAACAAGAGTCTGGGTCCCCCTTCTTTCCTTATTATTCCCCTTCCATTTCGACTacccctttatttatttgttttctaattagGGGCCAAGTCTGTAAAGTCTTGTCAAACGGAGCTAGGTGTTCTTTTGTTACTATTTGTGTTTACCGCAGTTGGGAGGTAAGGTAGAGTTTTCATGAAAGTGTGTTTGTTTTGCACCACGACTGTTACAGGGCCGTGTGTTGCTAACTTGAGCATAGACCAGCTAAATGTTTTCTGGGTGTAAGCCTCTGAATACATGGGGGTCTcctttttcatatattaaatgcAAGTTGTTAGTACCTCACGAGCTGCAGAAGTTCAGCCATGAGAATTTGTTTGGCAGCATGAACAGATTTGTACATAAAACTGCAATGGtctttttttactattatttttttcagatttcctgATACCTTAAATACATTTACATCTCTATCAGTTATTGACTTTTTGTTTGCCTTACTTGGGCCAAGTTTTTAATGCGTTATACCTGGAAAACAAACGATTTCAGCCTTGGGGATGTTTTTTCAGGGGAAGGGTTACCACACACCGTCTGTGATATACTGTGGTTTCTGTATCAGTATCTAAGGTTTCTGTCTAAAATTGGCACATGTAAGGATTGAAGAAAGCAGTTACATAACGGCAGTTGAAGTTCTTAGTCATTAAACGTTTGTTAGGGATCTTCTACGTGCAAGACACGAGACCAGGAATAACAGAGTGATGCTGACCTGATAAGTGTTCTTTGAAACATGGCTGAAGTGCAACTTATTATaagttaattattatttttgctgttgtaaatagtaGTGGTTTACAATGTGCTTCAAAGCATATCCCTTAAAAATTCAAGCAGTGAGAAATAAGACCCATCTGAACTTAGTGCTCTGACTGTTTCTAAACTGATAATATAGAATGTTACTTGGAAAAAGTCTGGAATACGTGGTGCACGCAACAGTGCTTCATGAATGAGTTTCTTCGTTTTTATAATGCACCAGGTTTCTCAAAGTTTgtgtttttcattaataaaacattttataatgcaTATCCtatgtttattactttttcttcctCAACTAATTTGTTTGTGAAGTGTACCGTAAAGTTGAAGATTAACCATCCATTATTTATCTTCTCTGGCAATTTATATGGTTGAGTGCGTGGGGAGTTTTTTGCAGAAGGTGCAAAGTGATTGGATTTTTTTACTTACTGTTCCAGGGAGCTTTTTTTGTATTCATTTCCTGCGCATTTTTCCAGTTCCCAGGCA
Proteins encoded in this window:
- the TP53INP1 gene encoding tumor protein p53-inducible nuclear protein 1 isoform X2, producing the protein MFQRLNKMFVGEVSTSSNREPEFSEKEDDEWILVDFIDTCTGFSAVEDEEEEDVSEESPAEHPSVFSCLPASLDCLADTSDSCFLQFESCPMEESWFITPPPCFTAGGLTTIKVETSPMENLLIEHPSMSVYAVHNSCPSLSEARCGTEEFHNPSSPRARKSCL
- the TP53INP1 gene encoding tumor protein p53-inducible nuclear protein 1 isoform X1, translating into MFQRLNKMFVGEVSTSSNREPEFSEKEDDEWILVDFIDTCTGFSAVEDEEEEDVSEESPAEHPSVFSCLPASLDCLADTSDSCFLQFESCPMEESWFITPPPCFTAGGLTTIKVETSPMENLLIEHPSMSVYAVHNSCPSLSEARCGTEEFHNPSSPRVEAENEVGQHIHCYVAALAAHTAFLEQPKSFRPSQWIKEHSERQSLNRNSLRRQNLTRDCHSRPVKHSGWAVHQPCPRQYNY